Proteins encoded within one genomic window of Bacteroides sedimenti:
- a CDS encoding mannose-1-phosphate guanylyltransferase, translating into MKSTHVVIMAGGIGSRFWPMSTPECPKQFIDVMGCGRTLIQLTADRFTDVCPPENIWVVTSAKYTAIVKEQLPDIPESNILAEPCMRNTAPCIAYVSWKIKVKYPNANIVVTPSDQLVINTTEFQRVIKRALAFTENSDAIVTLGIKPNRPETGYGYIAAGEEMETSKEICRVDAFREKPDKATAEKYLAAGNYLWNAGIFVWNVKTISAALRVYAPEIAEIFDKIYTDFYTERETESINRCFPDCENISIDYAVMENAEEIYVMPAEFGWSDLGTWGALRGLMPQDDFGNASVGTVKMVESTNCMVHVPQEKRVVIQGLDGYIVAEKDNTLLICRMEEEQRIKEFSAE; encoded by the coding sequence ATGAAGAGTACACATGTTGTGATAATGGCCGGTGGAATTGGAAGCAGATTCTGGCCGATGAGCACTCCCGAATGCCCCAAGCAGTTTATTGATGTGATGGGATGCGGAAGAACACTGATTCAACTTACTGCAGACAGGTTTACAGACGTATGCCCTCCCGAGAATATATGGGTGGTAACATCTGCAAAGTATACAGCTATAGTAAAGGAGCAGTTGCCGGATATACCTGAAAGCAACATACTGGCCGAACCTTGTATGCGCAACACCGCACCGTGCATCGCTTATGTTTCCTGGAAAATTAAGGTGAAATATCCCAATGCTAACATTGTTGTAACTCCTTCAGATCAGTTGGTGATCAACACAACCGAGTTTCAGCGGGTAATAAAACGTGCACTTGCATTCACCGAAAACAGTGACGCTATCGTTACACTGGGTATCAAACCTAACAGACCGGAAACAGGATATGGATACATCGCCGCTGGTGAAGAAATGGAAACCAGCAAGGAGATTTGTAGGGTAGATGCATTCCGTGAAAAACCTGACAAAGCAACAGCCGAGAAATACTTGGCAGCCGGGAATTATTTGTGGAATGCAGGCATCTTTGTGTGGAATGTAAAAACAATATCGGCCGCACTAAGAGTTTATGCACCCGAAATTGCAGAGATTTTCGATAAAATATATACCGATTTTTACACTGAACGCGAAACGGAATCGATTAACAGGTGTTTCCCCGACTGTGAGAACATTTCGATCGATTATGCGGTAATGGAAAATGCCGAAGAGATTTATGTAATGCCTGCCGAATTTGGATGGTCCGACTTGGGCACATGGGGAGCGCTCCGAGGTTTAATGCCTCAGGACGATTTCGGAAATGCATCGGTGGGAACCGTGAAAATGGTGGAAAGTACAAATTGTATGGTGCATGTACCCCAGGAAAAACGTGTTGTGATACAGGGACTGGATGGATACATCGTGGCCGAGAAGGATAATACCTTACTGATTTGTCGAATGGAAGAAGAACAGCGTATAAAGGAATTCAGCGCTGAGTAA
- a CDS encoding SusC/RagA family TonB-linked outer membrane protein — translation MKKYTGFILMIIFLISTVSVHAQSLIVKGKVTDNDGIEVIGATVTLKGVKGVGTATDLNGQYSIKVNNPAKDVLVFSFIGMEPKEVKVNGKKQIDVKMTVNAVTLNEVVAIGYATVKRKDLTGAVSSISGSEVGKVPVTNVAQAIAGKIAGVKVTQSEGSPDASISIRVRGGMSITQSNEPLYIIDGFVSDNGMNGLEPSDIESIDVLKDASATAIYGSAGANGVILITTKKAKEGKSNITYDMYIGFKKLTKRVDLLSNKDFVKMEYERAILNGDDDIKKFLSIYADPYSSSAGTTQEAMMAAYGQIDGIYGNRPGINWQDQVFEDNNPISQNHKVSISGGTKKSNYNASIARNMDDGIMKNSGLVRTNLRAKLNQIVNDRLTFGLNINYTDETTKGLGSLGESGQFSRMQHILQYRPVIGKYGNDLDLLTFQKDPAIDEDSGNQMQNPLISIDAEDRTKINKYLSYNGEVVFKLSKNLTYRGTAGLRNRTTSEELFYKAESRQAINAGAPWGTINKYDYNTFEYNNTLTYAPKLKKGHSFDAMVGQEDYMLETKYLSLTNTTFPDKNFGLDDISLGTTPGIPSSNHIKYRKISFFGRVNYNYKQRYLATATLRADGSNRFGSNNKWGYFPAASFAWRASEEEFIKKLDVFSNLKVRLGYGMAGNDGIGNYRSLSKMSSETTPFGTGVYTSYGSSQLPNPNVKWETNVTSNLGIDMGFFNQRIQATVDVYNNETRDLLLETRLPLLSGYATTIRNIGKTQNRGIEVSINTVNIRNKNFMWETSFNLARNENKVKALSDADFFTTRSGWVGAAEFNDDDYIIQKGESLGSMYGFKLAGIYTTADFDHYDAATKKYVLKEGVPYNASDYPQPGSWKFVDIDGKDGITANDKTIIGNANPDLIGGLINNFTYKGFDLSFALNFQVGGDVYNANKMYFTKMNNRQRNSLAVSADRFTYIDPVDGKNVFTDITRLGEINEGKTMASINGSSVLKFHSGYIEDASFLRLNNITMGYTIPKQLLQKASINSLRVYASAYNLMTLTGYSGFDPEVNTKPNGGLTPGVDWGAYPRSFSFVFGLNLSF, via the coding sequence ATGAAAAAATACACGGGATTTATTTTAATGATAATCTTTCTTATCTCAACAGTTTCGGTACATGCCCAAAGCTTGATTGTAAAGGGAAAGGTTACCGACAATGATGGAATAGAAGTTATTGGTGCAACTGTCACCCTCAAAGGGGTGAAAGGTGTTGGTACTGCAACCGACCTTAACGGGCAGTATTCTATAAAGGTGAACAATCCGGCTAAGGATGTGCTCGTATTCTCTTTTATAGGTATGGAACCAAAAGAAGTGAAGGTGAACGGCAAGAAACAAATCGATGTTAAGATGACTGTGAATGCCGTTACGTTGAACGAAGTAGTAGCCATTGGGTACGCTACCGTGAAGCGTAAGGACCTAACGGGAGCTGTTTCATCAATCTCGGGTAGCGAAGTTGGGAAAGTTCCTGTAACCAATGTGGCCCAGGCAATAGCCGGTAAAATTGCCGGTGTGAAAGTAACCCAATCTGAAGGTTCGCCCGATGCAAGCATTTCCATTCGTGTGCGTGGAGGTATGTCAATTACTCAAAGTAATGAGCCTCTCTACATTATTGATGGATTTGTTAGCGATAACGGAATGAATGGATTGGAACCAAGCGATATCGAGAGCATTGATGTACTGAAGGATGCTTCGGCTACAGCAATCTACGGTTCGGCAGGTGCCAATGGGGTTATCCTTATCACCACAAAGAAAGCAAAAGAGGGTAAGTCGAATATTACCTACGATATGTACATCGGATTCAAGAAGCTGACTAAACGTGTTGACCTGCTTAGCAACAAGGATTTTGTGAAAATGGAATACGAAAGAGCTATCCTTAACGGGGATGATGATATTAAGAAATTCCTTTCTATCTATGCCGATCCATATTCATCAAGCGCAGGAACTACTCAGGAAGCCATGATGGCCGCATACGGACAGATTGATGGTATCTATGGAAACAGACCGGGTATCAACTGGCAGGACCAAGTGTTTGAAGACAATAATCCTATCTCTCAGAATCACAAAGTATCAATAAGCGGAGGTACAAAGAAGTCCAACTACAATGCTTCTATTGCCCGTAACATGGACGATGGTATCATGAAAAACAGCGGACTGGTAAGAACAAACCTTCGCGCTAAGTTGAACCAGATAGTGAACGACCGACTGACTTTCGGACTGAACATCAACTATACAGATGAGACAACAAAAGGACTGGGTTCGTTAGGTGAATCGGGTCAGTTCAGCCGTATGCAGCATATCCTGCAATATCGCCCGGTAATTGGCAAATACGGAAATGACCTCGATCTGCTTACATTCCAGAAAGACCCTGCTATTGATGAAGACAGCGGAAACCAGATGCAAAATCCATTGATCTCGATCGACGCTGAAGATCGTACAAAGATTAACAAGTATCTTTCTTACAACGGTGAAGTGGTATTTAAACTGAGCAAAAACCTGACATATCGTGGTACTGCCGGTTTGAGAAACAGAACTACAAGCGAAGAACTGTTCTATAAAGCAGAAAGCCGTCAGGCTATCAATGCCGGTGCTCCCTGGGGAACCATCAACAAGTATGATTACAATACTTTTGAGTATAACAACACGCTGACTTATGCTCCGAAACTGAAAAAAGGACACTCTTTCGACGCGATGGTTGGACAGGAAGACTATATGCTTGAAACTAAGTATCTGAGTCTGACTAATACAACTTTCCCTGATAAGAACTTTGGACTGGATGATATCTCTCTGGGAACAACTCCGGGTATACCATCATCTAACCACATCAAGTACAGAAAGATATCTTTCTTCGGTCGTGTGAACTATAACTACAAACAAAGATATCTGGCAACAGCTACCTTACGTGCGGATGGTTCAAACCGTTTCGGTTCGAACAATAAATGGGGTTACTTCCCTGCTGCATCTTTTGCATGGAGAGCTTCTGAAGAAGAATTCATTAAAAAATTGGATGTATTCTCTAACCTGAAGGTTCGTCTGGGTTATGGTATGGCAGGTAATGACGGAATTGGTAACTACCGTTCACTCTCAAAAATGTCATCAGAGACTACTCCTTTCGGAACAGGTGTTTATACATCTTATGGTAGCTCACAGTTGCCTAACCCTAATGTGAAATGGGAAACCAATGTTACTTCCAACTTAGGTATCGACATGGGATTCTTCAATCAGCGCATTCAGGCAACAGTTGATGTATATAACAATGAAACAAGAGACTTGCTGCTCGAAACAAGATTGCCACTGTTGTCGGGTTACGCAACAACTATCAGAAACATTGGTAAAACTCAGAACCGTGGTATCGAGGTTTCAATCAATACCGTGAATATCAGAAACAAGAACTTTATGTGGGAAACCAGCTTTAACCTGGCTCGCAATGAAAATAAGGTGAAAGCTCTTTCGGATGCCGACTTCTTCACAACCCGTTCGGGATGGGTAGGTGCAGCTGAATTCAATGATGACGACTATATCATTCAAAAAGGTGAATCTTTGGGATCGATGTACGGATTTAAACTGGCTGGAATTTATACTACTGCCGATTTTGACCACTACGATGCTGCAACAAAGAAATATGTATTGAAAGAAGGTGTTCCTTATAATGCATCAGATTATCCGCAGCCGGGTAGCTGGAAGTTTGTTGATATTGACGGAAAGGATGGAATCACTGCAAACGATAAAACAATTATCGGTAACGCAAACCCCGACCTGATTGGTGGATTGATTAATAACTTTACTTATAAAGGTTTCGACTTGAGTTTCGCACTTAATTTTCAGGTTGGCGGCGATGTGTACAATGCCAATAAGATGTATTTCACTAAGATGAACAACAGACAAAGAAACTCTCTGGCTGTAAGTGCAGACCGCTTTACTTATATCGACCCGGTTGACGGAAAGAATGTATTTACAGATATAACCAGACTTGGTGAGATAAACGAAGGGAAAACAATGGCATCCATCAATGGATCGTCTGTTCTCAAGTTCCACTCCGGATATATTGAAGACGCATCATTCCTTCGTCTGAACAATATTACCATGGGATATACCATTCCTAAACAATTGTTGCAGAAAGCAAGCATCAACAGCCTCAGAGTATACGCTTCGGCATACAACCTGATGACATTGACAGGATATTCAGGATTCGACCCTGAAGTGAATACTAAACCAAATGGTGGATTAACTCCGGGAGTAGACTGGGGAGCATACCCAAGAAGTTTCTCTTTTGTGTTTGGACTTAATCTTTCATTCTAA
- a CDS encoding sugar MFS transporter, with protein sequence MKKNITLISFIMMFWFVISFITNILGPIIPDIIKNFSLSHLAMAGFIPTSFFLAYAIMSVPAGMLIDKIGDKKVLFIGFLMPFIGTLLFACVPCYEMLLASCFIIGLGMAMLQTVLNPLQRVAGGEENYAFIAEFAQFMFGIASFISPLVYIYLVKELTPGTYKKGNNLLIDMLARVTPPELPWVSLYWVFVALLLVMLVAVLFMRIPKVELSEDEKAGSKSSYLELFEKKTVWLFFLGIFCYVSTEQATANFMTTFLEKYHHIDPQLEGARTVSYFWGLMTVGCVVGMILLKLYDCRKVLLGSGVLSAVFLLLALFGSTTIAVVAFPAIGFCISVMYSIVFSLALNSVSKNHGSFAGILCSGIVGGAGGPLIVSAIADAVGLRAGMLFIMVFILYITGIGIWAKPLIDNKTVRLRELFQRSE encoded by the coding sequence ATGAAAAAGAATATAACGCTCATCTCCTTCATCATGATGTTCTGGTTTGTAATATCATTCATTACAAACATCCTGGGACCTATAATCCCCGATATTATTAAGAATTTCAGTCTGAGCCATCTGGCTATGGCAGGGTTTATTCCCACCTCTTTCTTTCTGGCGTATGCAATCATGTCGGTACCGGCAGGTATGCTGATAGACAAGATTGGAGACAAGAAGGTACTGTTCATCGGCTTCCTGATGCCTTTCATCGGAACACTTCTGTTTGCCTGTGTACCTTGTTATGAGATGCTGCTGGCCTCCTGTTTCATCATCGGGCTGGGAATGGCAATGCTTCAGACGGTGCTGAATCCTTTGCAAAGGGTAGCCGGAGGTGAAGAGAACTATGCATTCATTGCCGAATTTGCCCAGTTTATGTTCGGAATAGCCTCGTTTATCAGTCCGCTGGTCTACATTTATCTTGTAAAAGAGCTGACTCCCGGAACCTATAAAAAAGGGAACAACCTCCTTATTGATATGCTGGCAAGGGTGACCCCACCCGAACTGCCGTGGGTATCTCTATACTGGGTGTTTGTGGCACTGCTATTGGTCATGCTGGTTGCTGTGCTGTTTATGCGCATACCAAAGGTGGAACTTTCCGAAGACGAGAAGGCAGGGTCGAAATCCTCCTATCTGGAACTGTTTGAGAAGAAAACCGTATGGCTCTTCTTCCTGGGAATATTCTGCTATGTAAGTACCGAGCAGGCTACTGCCAACTTTATGACTACCTTCCTGGAGAAGTATCACCACATTGATCCTCAGCTGGAGGGTGCACGGACGGTGAGCTATTTCTGGGGACTGATGACAGTGGGTTGTGTGGTAGGAATGATATTGCTGAAGCTTTACGACTGCAGGAAGGTGCTGCTGGGCTCGGGAGTTCTTTCTGCTGTATTCCTGTTGCTGGCGTTGTTTGGTTCTACCACAATTGCAGTTGTGGCCTTCCCCGCCATCGGGTTCTGCATATCGGTTATGTACTCAATCGTATTCTCGTTGGCTCTCAATTCTGTTTCGAAGAATCACGGTTCGTTTGCCGGAATTCTTTGCTCGGGAATTGTGGGAGGAGCCGGCGGTCCGCTTATCGTGAGCGCCATAGCCGATGCTGTGGGTTTGCGTGCAGGAATGCTCTTTATCATGGTTTTCATTCTTTATATCACAGGTATCGGTATCTGGGCAAAACCATTGATTGACAATAAGACAGTACGACTGAGAGAGCTTTTTCAGAGATCCGAATAA
- a CDS encoding RagB/SusD family nutrient uptake outer membrane protein, which yields MKTLNKCKAYKKIGKLMFVAAFMGLATSCNDQLKEEVFNFYDVNEYFKDTENLDMAVNGVYETFSNISTYGQYWMVYDTDTDISHIQGASIGHVARDLGHYNAYATHSWLQESWQLYYRGIDRANTILERCGDVTLKGEAADTIKYKKLVAQTKCLRAMCYFDLVRLFGDVPFKLNASKDGDDFKLPKTDRNVIYDQIFKDFEEAIPDLQWRDAEERINKGAAMGLLARAYMFRGGYSLYGSGLVGEMKRSDNYKEYYQKAQTVLNELVDSNQHGLLSSYERVFRNMCEQVYDPFENICEIAFFTPTGQPLGASVMGTYNGPSIAQTSIYGRANSFIKTHHFFYDTYESGDLRRSVAIATFQISNTDAATNTTSEIPRSKSYTWAPGKWRRNWHTGAVKDNNNTDVNVVLLRYSDVLLMLAEVENELNNGPTAKAIECVNQVRRRAFGLPYKTADAVRDLKVTDFADKNAFFDYLFKERARELCFEGGRRLDLVRWNLLGKAIMDTKTKFDEAMASKLFGKYSFLAGERYTAGKHELYPIPDYDIRETKGLIIQNPGY from the coding sequence ATGAAGACATTAAATAAATGCAAGGCTTATAAGAAAATTGGCAAGCTGATGTTTGTTGCAGCCTTTATGGGATTGGCAACATCATGCAACGACCAGTTGAAAGAGGAGGTTTTCAACTTCTACGATGTGAACGAGTATTTTAAGGATACTGAAAATCTGGATATGGCTGTAAATGGAGTGTACGAAACCTTCAGCAACATATCAACCTACGGACAGTACTGGATGGTGTATGACACTGATACAGATATATCGCACATACAGGGAGCTAGTATCGGACACGTGGCCCGCGATTTGGGACACTATAATGCCTATGCAACCCACTCATGGCTGCAGGAGTCATGGCAGTTGTACTACCGGGGCATTGACCGTGCAAACACAATTCTTGAAAGATGCGGAGATGTAACGCTGAAAGGTGAAGCAGCCGACACGATAAAATACAAGAAACTGGTGGCTCAGACTAAATGCCTCAGAGCAATGTGTTATTTTGACCTGGTACGCCTTTTCGGCGATGTGCCGTTTAAACTGAATGCATCAAAGGATGGTGACGATTTTAAATTGCCAAAGACAGACAGAAATGTGATTTATGACCAGATATTCAAGGATTTCGAAGAAGCAATTCCTGATCTTCAATGGAGAGATGCTGAAGAGCGTATAAATAAGGGCGCTGCAATGGGATTACTTGCCCGCGCTTATATGTTCCGCGGAGGATACTCACTCTATGGATCCGGACTGGTTGGTGAAATGAAACGCTCTGACAATTATAAGGAGTACTATCAAAAAGCTCAGACAGTGTTGAACGAGTTGGTCGATTCAAATCAACATGGTTTGCTAAGCAGCTACGAAAGAGTATTCAGAAATATGTGTGAGCAGGTTTACGATCCATTTGAAAACATCTGCGAAATTGCATTCTTTACCCCAACCGGACAGCCCCTGGGTGCTAGCGTAATGGGAACATACAATGGACCAAGCATTGCACAGACATCCATCTACGGCCGTGCCAATTCATTCATAAAGACTCACCATTTCTTCTATGATACTTATGAAAGTGGCGATTTAAGAAGAAGTGTGGCTATTGCTACATTCCAGATTTCCAATACCGATGCGGCAACAAACACCACTAGCGAGATACCAAGAAGCAAGAGCTACACTTGGGCTCCCGGAAAATGGAGAAGAAACTGGCATACAGGTGCAGTGAAGGATAACAATAACACGGATGTTAATGTGGTACTGTTGCGCTATTCTGATGTATTGCTGATGCTTGCCGAGGTAGAGAATGAACTGAACAACGGACCTACTGCAAAAGCAATCGAGTGCGTTAACCAGGTTCGCAGAAGAGCATTCGGGCTTCCTTATAAAACAGCCGATGCTGTACGCGACCTCAAAGTAACCGACTTTGCAGATAAAAATGCATTCTTCGATTATCTGTTTAAAGAACGTGCCCGCGAACTCTGCTTCGAAGGTGGAAGACGTCTGGACTTGGTTCGCTGGAACCTGCTGGGGAAAGCAATCATGGATACAAAGACTAAGTTTGATGAAGCTATGGCAAGTAAATTATTTGGTAAATACTCATTCCTTGCTGGTGAACGCTATACAGCCGGTAAACATGAGCTATATCCTATCCCTGATTACGATATAAGAGAAACAAAAGGTCTTATCATACAAAATCCAGGATATTAA
- a CDS encoding T9SS type A sorting domain-containing protein, with product MKKIFTTITCIAFAAMTVNAQRINNLTIDGVTPLSKYASFTPGANPGEIQMVFLPNQDLTNLKVTPTMSAYYSLKTPATMPTDFSSMQSVTISNDTLSATYNIVFKSIKPISLPVAQFDFATAWTSATEGWAGSCAEPDASGNVKLGSGSRSLILAFKDAPGAFSYQINVASTTWDPLNVFDVQESADGITWNTVAQYNGSTPMPLSTATPAEKTQNKTLDAASRYVRFIYSNRKASNVTVAKVSVAKNLGTGIASETAASESAYYVPATKSLMINGIENVAKVRICDISGKLLLDEKASDNVISLNSLAKGTYIVVLVTKDGKTLPSKINI from the coding sequence ATGAAGAAAATTTTTACTACAATTACTTGTATTGCATTTGCAGCAATGACTGTTAATGCACAGCGAATAAACAATCTTACAATTGATGGAGTTACTCCACTGTCAAAGTATGCCTCTTTTACTCCGGGTGCCAATCCTGGTGAGATTCAGATGGTATTCCTTCCAAACCAGGACCTCACTAATCTGAAGGTTACACCAACTATGTCAGCCTACTACAGCCTTAAAACTCCGGCTACAATGCCTACTGATTTTTCATCTATGCAGAGTGTAACGATAAGTAATGATACTTTAAGTGCAACTTATAACATTGTCTTCAAGAGCATCAAACCAATTTCATTACCGGTTGCACAGTTTGATTTCGCTACAGCATGGACTTCTGCTACAGAAGGATGGGCTGGCTCATGTGCTGAGCCCGATGCCAGTGGTAATGTGAAGTTAGGAAGCGGAAGCCGCAGCTTGATTTTGGCCTTTAAAGATGCTCCTGGAGCTTTTTCTTATCAGATCAATGTGGCAAGTACCACTTGGGATCCCCTAAATGTCTTTGATGTTCAGGAATCTGCCGATGGCATTACATGGAATACGGTAGCACAGTACAACGGTTCGACCCCAATGCCGCTATCAACAGCTACACCTGCTGAGAAAACTCAGAACAAGACATTGGATGCAGCATCAAGATATGTACGTTTTATCTATTCAAACAGAAAGGCATCAAACGTAACGGTAGCAAAGGTTTCAGTTGCTAAAAATTTGGGAACAGGCATTGCTTCAGAGACTGCTGCAAGTGAGTCGGCATATTATGTTCCTGCTACAAAAAGCCTGATGATTAATGGCATTGAAAATGTGGCTAAGGTAAGAATATGTGATATTTCGGGCAAGCTTTTATTGGACGAAAAGGCTTCGGACAATGTAATCAGCCTGAACTCTTTGGCAAAAGGAACTTATATTGTAGTTCTGGTTACTAAAGATGGAAAAACGCTTCCTTCTAAAATAAACATTTGA
- a CDS encoding DUF4962 domain-containing protein: MLNKRYLFLLFSLSILPLTQAGAQTAEKSITKQAIHPRYREWASPSNGKEVSVNPVPFLWPSAGKGTIYKVRFSKDKNFPAKATFTSENISWAMYDNHKKLQPGNWFWQYGVVKEKNVEWSAVFNFKVTGASRAFETPTVKEFLSKCSGSHPRLYVTAGELADFRKRNQNTQDANQVIKRADKQLKAALPKEEPTRPRDTTNLSASEKNVMMTFMYHGFGNKVADPISDLSMAYLLTGDKAYGEKALKQALHLAKMDPKGNATNDDFNSAAVMEGMAAAFDAAYDLMKPAEKQQLLDAIKVRGTKFFRQYANEFETHSMDNHVWQHTLRQFCNTSIAVMKDLPEASQWLAYCYEVWCSRFPILGADDGGWHDGTSYFAVNFETFIYMPFTFSRLTGVDFFNIPYFHNLPKFVIYSYPKNSYSTGFGDNAENKTSPDKAYMGFMDALARELKNPYARWYADKLAEDESEGLSRAKEFTFYRLMTKNPQNVVKAQVPDNLPQGLLFRDAGFALMHNNVADAKKDVMINFTALPFGATGHAHAAHNGFGINVGGKQLYGGSGYYSNFTDAHTLMHYRTRGHNTILADSMAQCIGENGYGWIARFKNTPALTYVLGDATHAYDLMTTDFWIDRMKQFNVEYTKKNGFGNPGVTRFRRHFVFLRPDIVVIYDELRAKKPITWTWLLHSYNQMEKGEKENVIFGGNEVANSRVDLFCPYALNNNLTNEFFSPAINWKQRGGMDASEAYDYKKHWHSELTTQSKTPAMRFLAVIQIDRDKKTTRLMAPKEISKGKWEIGGWNIEAEMDGAKAPFLIVRDNKGNAVEYNLPGNGKIKGSTVIKERNKIAEELIDIIPDAAK, encoded by the coding sequence ATGTTAAACAAAAGATATCTTTTTCTCCTTTTTTCTCTTTCCATCTTGCCCTTAACGCAGGCTGGCGCACAAACGGCGGAAAAAAGCATCACAAAGCAAGCTATTCATCCGCGCTATCGTGAGTGGGCTTCGCCATCCAACGGGAAAGAAGTTTCGGTTAATCCGGTTCCTTTCCTTTGGCCTTCGGCCGGGAAAGGTACAATCTATAAGGTGCGTTTTTCGAAGGATAAGAATTTTCCGGCGAAAGCCACATTTACCAGCGAGAATATTTCCTGGGCCATGTACGATAACCACAAGAAACTGCAGCCGGGAAACTGGTTCTGGCAATACGGCGTGGTGAAGGAAAAGAACGTAGAATGGTCGGCTGTGTTCAACTTTAAGGTAACGGGCGCCAGTCGTGCGTTCGAAACACCTACAGTCAAGGAATTCCTTTCAAAATGCTCCGGCTCACACCCCAGACTATATGTCACTGCGGGCGAACTGGCTGATTTCAGAAAGCGCAACCAGAATACGCAGGATGCCAATCAGGTAATAAAAAGAGCGGATAAACAACTGAAAGCGGCTCTTCCTAAAGAGGAACCAACGCGTCCGCGTGATACAACCAATCTCTCGGCATCGGAAAAAAATGTGATGATGACCTTCATGTATCACGGATTTGGCAACAAGGTGGCCGACCCCATTTCCGATTTGTCGATGGCTTATCTGCTTACCGGAGATAAGGCTTACGGCGAAAAGGCACTGAAGCAGGCGTTGCATCTGGCAAAGATGGACCCTAAGGGCAATGCTACGAATGATGACTTCAACTCGGCAGCTGTGATGGAAGGAATGGCCGCTGCTTTCGATGCCGCCTACGATTTGATGAAACCGGCCGAGAAGCAGCAGCTCCTGGATGCGATTAAGGTACGCGGAACGAAATTCTTCCGTCAGTACGCAAACGAATTTGAAACTCACTCCATGGATAATCACGTATGGCAACATACGCTGAGACAGTTTTGCAACACATCCATTGCAGTGATGAAGGACCTGCCCGAAGCTTCGCAATGGCTGGCATATTGCTACGAAGTGTGGTGTTCTCGCTTCCCGATTTTGGGAGCCGATGATGGCGGATGGCATGATGGAACAAGCTATTTTGCGGTTAATTTCGAGACATTTATATACATGCCGTTTACTTTTAGCCGGTTGACCGGTGTTGATTTCTTTAATATTCCTTATTTTCATAATCTGCCTAAGTTTGTAATCTACTCTTATCCGAAGAACTCTTATTCTACCGGATTCGGAGATAATGCAGAGAATAAGACCAGTCCGGATAAAGCCTATATGGGATTCATGGATGCGCTTGCCCGTGAACTTAAAAACCCATACGCCCGCTGGTATGCAGATAAACTAGCTGAAGATGAGTCCGAAGGATTGTCAAGAGCGAAAGAATTTACTTTCTACCGCCTGATGACAAAGAATCCGCAGAACGTTGTGAAAGCGCAGGTTCCGGATAATCTTCCTCAGGGACTGTTGTTCCGCGATGCAGGATTTGCCCTGATGCACAACAACGTGGCGGATGCGAAAAAGGATGTGATGATAAACTTTACAGCCCTTCCTTTCGGTGCAACCGGACATGCGCATGCTGCCCATAACGGATTCGGCATCAATGTAGGCGGGAAACAACTATATGGTGGTTCGGGCTATTACAGTAACTTTACCGATGCCCATACCCTGATGCATTACCGAACCCGCGGACACAACACCATTCTGGCCGACAGCATGGCACAGTGTATTGGCGAGAATGGCTATGGATGGATTGCCCGCTTCAAGAATACTCCGGCGCTGACCTATGTACTTGGTGATGCCACTCATGCTTACGACTTGATGACTACCGATTTCTGGATTGACAGAATGAAACAGTTTAATGTGGAATATACCAAGAAGAACGGCTTTGGTAATCCGGGAGTAACCCGATTCCGTCGCCACTTTGTATTCCTGCGTCCTGACATCGTGGTGATATATGATGAGCTGAGAGCGAAGAAACCTATCACATGGACTTGGTTGCTACACTCTTATAATCAGATGGAGAAAGGTGAAAAGGAGAATGTCATTTTTGGCGGAAACGAAGTTGCCAACAGTCGTGTAGATTTGTTCTGCCCCTACGCTTTGAACAATAACCTGACGAACGAATTCTTTTCACCGGCAATTAACTGGAAGCAACGCGGAGGGATGGATGCTTCGGAAGCTTACGACTACAAGAAGCATTGGCATTCGGAATTAACTACCCAAAGCAAGACTCCGGCAATGCGTTTCTTGGCTGTTATCCAGATTGACAGAGATAAGAAAACCACCCGTTTGATGGCTCCGAAAGAAATTTCAAAAGGGAAATGGGAAATTGGTGGCTGGAACATTGAAGCGGAGATGGATGGTGCAAAGGCTCCTTTCCTGATTGTAAGAGACAATAAGGGGAATGCAGTGGAGTACAATCTTCCCGGAAACGGCAAAATTAAAGGAAGCACAGTAATCAAAGAGAGAAATAAAATAGCGGAGGAGTTAATTGATATTATCCCTGATGCGGCAAAATAA